In one Gossypium hirsutum isolate 1008001.06 chromosome D09, Gossypium_hirsutum_v2.1, whole genome shotgun sequence genomic region, the following are encoded:
- the LOC107891574 gene encoding NDR1/HIN1-like protein 12, with translation MADDCGRHDDKQQLAKRVAVAIFGFLIVFAIVVFLVWAILHPTQPHFILQDVTIYAFNLTAPNYLTSNMQITLVSRNPNERIGIYYHKLDVLASYRNQQITLPTLIPRTYQGHQDVTVWSPLLYGNAVPVAPFLEVGLNQDMNAGMVLLNVKAFGQLKWKVGTWISGRYQININCPVHISFTGPTKAIQVGVAMKYQLVQSCSVDISLLN, from the coding sequence ATGGCTGATGACTGCGGCCGCCACGACGACAAGCAGCAGCTCGCAAAGCGTGTAGCGGTAGCCATTTTCGGGTTCTTAATCGTCTTTGCCATCGTTGTTTTCCTTGTTTGGGCAATTCTGCACCCTACCCAACCCCATTTCATTCTCCAAGATGTAACCATCTATGCTTTCAACCTTACAGCTCCCAACTACCTCACTTCAAACATGCAGATCACTTTAGTTTCGAGGAACCCCAACGAAAGGATCGGCATTTACTACCACAAACTCGATGTCTTGGCATCATACCGTAACCAGCAGATAACTTTACCGACGTTGATCCCCAGAACCTACCAGGGCCACCAGGACGTCACTGTTTGGTCCCCATTATTGTACGGCAATGCGGTGCCTGTGGCTCCATTTCTTGAGGTCGGGTTGAACCAGGACATGAATGCTGGGATGGTGCTGCTCAACGTCAAAGCCTTCGGCCAATTGAAATGGAAGGTGGGGACTTGGATTTCAGGTCGGTATCAAATAAACATTAACTGTCCAGTTCATATTTCCTTTACCGGTCCAACTAAGGCCATCCAAGTTGGTGTAGCTATGAAGTATCAGCTTGTTCAAAGTTGCAGTGTCGACATTTCTCTACTTAACTAg